The genome window CGGAGCGGGTGCGGGAGACGGGGGCCGCAGGGCTCGGACACCGAGTTGGACGACCTGGCCCGGCGGCTGCTGGATCCGGTCGCGCGGCTGCTGCGCACCGAGTTGCGGCGCGGGCGCGAGCGCGCGGGCAGGCCCTTCGACGGGCGTCGCTGAGAAGACGGACGAACGAGAGACGGACGGCGGAACGATGACCGACAGCATCTTCGCGACCAGCGTGTTCTTCCGGCTGGCGATCGGCGGCAACGACCTGGGCGCGTTCCACACGTGCTCGGGCATGGGGGCCGAGGTCGAGATGGAGAGCTATGCCGAGGGCGGCAACAACGGCTTCACCTGGCAGCTGCCGGGCCGGGTCACCTGGTCGAACATCACGCTCACCCGGCCGGTCACGGCGGACACGGCGAAGATCGGCCGCTGGCTGGACGAGACGCTGCGCAGGGTCGAGCCGAAGGACGGCGAGATCGTCGCCCTGCGGCCCGACCTGAGCCGGATCATCAGCTGGCAGGTCTTCGGGATCGTGCCGGTGCGCTGGCAGGGGCCCTCCTTCGACCCGGCCCACTCGGAAGCGGCGGTGGAGACCCTGGAGATCGCCCACGCGGGCCTTCTGCCCAGCTGACCCCGGCAGCCGCCCGCACCCGGCCCTCGCGCGAGCGCCCCGCACCGGCCCCCGCCCCCGCACCCGCACCCGCACCCGCACCCGCACCTGTGCCGTTTCCCCTTTCCACACCCGTACCTCGTCCCCGCTCCGGAAGGGAGTGCACGCCATGCCCGCATCGGCTCGCGCCAGCCGCGCCAGGGCCCAGCTCACCCTGAAGGAGCCCCCCGCCTCGGTCGGGGCCAAGCCCGGCGGGACGATCGCCCGGCTCGACCTCCAGTTCAACCCCTCGTCGCTGGAGCTGCGCAAGACCACCGAGTGGCGGCGCTCGCCGTCCCGGATGGCCGGGCAGTCGGCGCTGCCCGAGTTCGTGGGCAGCGGCCCGCGCGCGCTCAGCCTGGAGGTCTTCCTGGACGCCACGGCCACGCACGACAACTCCGTGGAGCAGGCGGTGGAGAAGCTGATGAAGGCGTGCGTGCCGACCCCGGCGAGCCTGGGGCGGAAGAAGCCGGCGAGCCCGTGGGTGCGCTTCGAGTGGGGCAACGCGCGGACGACGTCGTTCGACGGGGTGCTGTCCAGCCTGTCGGTGACCTACACGCTGTTCGACGTGGACGGGAAGCCGTTGCGGGCCACCTGCGCGCTGTCCATCGAGGAGGCGAGCGTCGACCCGCCCGGACAGAACCCGACGTCCGGCGGGCGCACCGCGCGCAGCACGCACACCGTGGTGGCGGGCGACAGCCTGGCGATGCTGGCGTGGCACGAGTACGGCGACGCGACGGCCTGGCGGGCCATCGCGGAGGCGAACGGGATCGACGATCCGATGGCGCTGGTCCCCGGGACGGAGCTCGTGGTGCCGGGGATGCGGGACGCGGGCGACGAGGACGAGGAGGGGCGATGAGCACGTCCGACGCCGGAGGCCGGTCGTTCGCGGCCGATCCGATCGTGGAGGCCCCGGGTGAGCTGCCGCCCGTCTGGGCCGCGCAGCTGGTGAGCTGCGTGGTCGACGAGAACGTGGCGCTGCCCGACACGGCGGTGCTCACCTACCGGGACCCCGACCACGAGTTCCTGCGCGCGACCGGCATCACCATCGGCACCCCGCTGCGGGTGTCGGTGGTGACGGTGAAGGGGCAGGCGCGGGAGCGGCTGTTCAACGGCGAGGTGACGGCCCTGGAGATCGACCGGGACCGCACCGGTTCGTTCACCGTCGTCCGCGCCTACTCCAAGGCCCACCGGCTCCAGCGGGGCCGCAAGGTCGTGGCGTACCGGAACATGACGGCCGCGGCCATCGTGCGCAAGGTGGCCGCCGGGGCGGGGCTCGCGGTCGGGGCGGTGGAGGCCGCGCCGGTGACGTACCGGCAGCTGTCCCAGGCGAACGTCTCCGACTGGGACTTCCTGCAGTTCCTCGCCGGGGAGAGCGGCGCGCAGGTGCGGGTGGACGACAAGGGGCTGCTCCAGTTCACCCGGCCGGCCAAGGCGTCCGGGGCGCCCCGCCCCGTCGACGTCGGCCACGCGGCATCCGATGGTGCTGGAGTACGGGCGCAACCTGTTGGCCCTGCGGGCGGCGCTGTCGGCGGCCGACGGCGCGGCGAAGGTGGCGGTGCGCGGCTGGGACGTGAC of Streptomyces showdoensis contains these proteins:
- a CDS encoding phage tail protein, with translation MTDSIFATSVFFRLAIGGNDLGAFHTCSGMGAEVEMESYAEGGNNGFTWQLPGRVTWSNITLTRPVTADTAKIGRWLDETLRRVEPKDGEIVALRPDLSRIISWQVFGIVPVRWQGPSFDPAHSEAAVETLEIAHAGLLPS
- a CDS encoding LysM peptidoglycan-binding domain-containing protein, whose product is MPASARASRARAQLTLKEPPASVGAKPGGTIARLDLQFNPSSLELRKTTEWRRSPSRMAGQSALPEFVGSGPRALSLEVFLDATATHDNSVEQAVEKLMKACVPTPASLGRKKPASPWVRFEWGNARTTSFDGVLSSLSVTYTLFDVDGKPLRATCALSIEEASVDPPGQNPTSGGRTARSTHTVVAGDSLAMLAWHEYGDATAWRAIAEANGIDDPMALVPGTELVVPGMRDAGDEDEEGR
- a CDS encoding contractile injection system protein, VgrG/Pvc8 family, producing the protein MSTSDAGGRSFAADPIVEAPGELPPVWAAQLVSCVVDENVALPDTAVLTYRDPDHEFLRATGITIGTPLRVSVVTVKGQARERLFNGEVTALEIDRDRTGSFTVVRAYSKAHRLQRGRKVVAYRNMTAAAIVRKVAAGAGLAVGAVEAAPVTYRQLSQANVSDWDFLQFLAGESGAQVRVDDKGLLQFTRPAKASGAPRPVDVGHAASDGAGVRAQPVGPAGGAVGGRRRGEGGGARLGRDHQAAPGRRAAGRGQRHGGPGGSVRRPPRGSGRRP